The following coding sequences lie in one Danio rerio strain Tuebingen ecotype United States chromosome 3, GRCz12tu, whole genome shotgun sequence genomic window:
- the slc35b1 gene encoding solute carrier family 35 member B1, protein MAAGKAASKPSLWQNERVRFAVCFCGVFVCYFYYGILQETITRADYTHAGKKEKFRYATTLVFIQCIINAAFARLLIQFFEGSKQDHTRSWLYGLCSLSYLGAMVSSNSALQYVNYPTQVLGKSCKPIPVMILGVTILRKKYPMAKYLCVFLIVGGVALFLYKPNKGSSTSDEHVFGFGEMLLLLSLTLDGLTGVVQDHMRGRFQTGANHMMLNVNMWSTLVLGIAVLWSGEVWEFLAFTDRYPSIIYNILLFGITSALGQTFIFMTVVYFGPLTCSIVTTTRKFFTILGSVLLFGNVISHMQWFGTILVFLGLGLDAKFGKSPKKTTH, encoded by the exons ATGGCCGCCGGGAAGGCAGCTAGCAAACCGTCTCTCTGGCAGAACGAACGGGTCCGGTTCGCCGTCTGTTTCTGCGGGGTGTTCGTGTGTTACTTTTACTACGGAATACTGCAGGAGACAAT CACACGGGCGGACTACACTCATGCAGGGAAGAAGGAGAAGTTTCGTTACGCCACCACTTTAGTTTTCATTCAGTGCATCATCAATGCAGCTTTCGCCAGACTCT TAATTCAGTTTTTTGAGGGCTCGAAGCAGGACCACACGAGGAGCTGGCTGTATGGCTTGTGTTCTCTGTCTTACCTGGGAGCCATGGTGTCCAGTAACTCTGCCCTGCAGTATGTCAACTACCCCACACAG GTGTTGGGGAAATCCTGTAAACCAATTCCAG TGATGATTCTGGGTGTCACAATCCTGAGGAAGAAATACCCCATGGCCaagtatctgtgtgtgtttctaatCGTCGGTGGTGTCGCCCTCTTCCTCTATAAACCCAACAAAGGCTCCAGCACATCAGATGAACACGTATTTGGTTTTGGAGAGATGTTGCTG CTGCTGTCTTTGACTCTGGATGGACTGACGGGTGTAGTTCAGGACCACATGAGGGGCCGATTCCAGACGGGGGCCAATCACATGATGCTGAACGTTAACATGTGGTCCACGCTGGTCCTAGGAATAG CTGTGCTGTGGTCGGGTGAGGTGTGGGAGTTTTTGGCTTTTACTGACCGCTATCCCAGCATCATCTATAATATCCTCCTGTTTGGCATCACTAGTGCTCTTGGACAG ACGTTCATCTTCATGACTGTGGTGTATTTTGGGCCGCTCACCTGTTCCATCGTCACCACCACGCGCAAGTTCTTCACCATCCTGGGCTCTGTTCTGCTGTTCGGGAACGTTATCAGTCATATGCAGTGGTTTGGGACCATCCTGGTCTTCCTTG